One genomic window of Cuculus canorus isolate bCucCan1 chromosome 11, bCucCan1.pri, whole genome shotgun sequence includes the following:
- the LOC104063625 gene encoding histone-lysine N-methyltransferase SETMAR — MADLSGGLELVPVALWPPGEAPPAFKYSPDNVAGADGDIDPTEITFPGCSCLTSSCTAHECSCLRHGENYSSLCLRLMEKKEEYDKPVFECNTMCPCGESCQNRVVQRGLQFRLEVFKTEKKGWGLRTLEFISEGRFVCEYAGEVLGFNEACRRIQAQTSKDSNYIIAVREHLHSGRIMETFVDPTYIGNVGRFLNHSCEPNLFMVPVRVDSMVPKLALFAATDISAGEELSYDYSGIFHNLPITNREQKTIEEDNRLRKPCYCGSRTCASFLPWDSSLFSTTETCSGSSP; from the exons ATGGCGGACCTGAGCGGCGGGCTGGAGCTGGTGCCGGTGGCGCTGTGGCCGCCCGGGGAGGCCCCGCCGGCCTTTAAG tatAGCCCAGACAACGTGGCTGGAGCAGATGGAGACATTGACCCCACTGAAATCACCTTTCCTGGATGTTCTTGTCTTACCAGCTCCTGCACAGCTCATGAGTGCTCGTGTCTTCGCCATGGTGAAAATTACAGCAGCTTGTGCCTCAGGctgatggagaaaaaggaggagtaCGACAAACCTGTTTTCGAATGCAACACCATGTGCCCCTGTGGTGAATCCTGTCAAAACAGGGTTGTTCAGAGGGGGCTGCAATTCAGACTTGAGGTATTTAAGACTGAGAAGAAAGGGTGGGGTCTTCGCACTCTGGAATTCATAAGTGAAGGAAGATTTGTTTGTGAATATGCTGGTGAAGTTTTAGGCTTTAACGAGGCATGTAGAAGAATTCAGGCCCAGACATCAAAGGACTCAAACTACATTATAGCAGTGAGGGAGCACCTCCACAGCGGTCGGATAATGGAGACATTCGTTGACCCTACATACATCGGTAATGTAGGCAGATTCCTGAATCATTCCTGTGAACCAAATTTATTTATGGTGCCAGTTAGAGTCGACTCAATGGTGCCTAAGCTGGCGCTTTTTGCAGCTACTGATATTTCTGCTGGAGAGGAACTTTCATATGATTATTCTGGAATATTCCATAATTTACCAATAActaacagagaacaaaaaactATAGAGGAAGACAACAGATTGAGAAAGCCTTGCTACTGTGGTTCCCGCACATGTGCTTCTTTCTTACCTTGGGACAGCTCCCTCTTTTCCACAACAGAGACTTGTTCAGGGAGCTCTCCATAG